Sequence from the Acropora muricata isolate sample 2 chromosome 10, ASM3666990v1, whole genome shotgun sequence genome:
aagggaattATTCATatcatttaattttttgcacGTTGTTTGTCCCAACATGCGCCTCGTGCTTGGCTTGTAGATGTCACGACCTAATTTCCTCCAATGCCATATCCCACATTCTGACTAGACCATTGTCAAAACAATATAGTCTGGCTATCTTAGAAACCTATTCCATCTTCTCTCAGGGTCGGCAGCAGTATCTCAGAATTTCCCAAATGAGGCTGTAAGAATAAAATGTGATGACGCCgctccttacaccacgggaacacagaaagccgcaaaaatcctgaacaaaaattcatctttcaactgggtacactctctccacgcGGGATCAATGAACACCTCTCATTTTACTAATTTGGGGTGGCATTGTTCACCGAATATGGTGATCAATGTTAAACCCCATTGAGCTGGGTTAGTTTCTGGATGGGTGATCATTTAGAAATGACCGCGGCCGTATGCTCCTaaaagttcactcagctttccatccattagtggtaggtaaaatgagtaccagtattactggggacaagttgtgcacgcaacgggagaggagtggcgcccccccctgccgtgagttgcggttgataccgtaagttacggtagaagctaacgaaaaaggagccttcgggttgccttcgactgcggtcgctctcttgtcttgtcttgtatTCACAAATTAATGTTACCATATTTCCagcaatggcaaagctcctccacatTTCCATATGAAGTTACAACActccacaattcctctattcactctgacgaagggttaaatAACCCTCGAAACAtcagttttctaaatctttcaaggtagcaattcaaccttaatcaactcgtttgataaaaccaaaacttTGATCTCAGAAACCGATTGCATCTTCCCTCAGGGTCAGCAGCATTCTCTCAGAATTGCCCAAATGACGCTGTAAGAATAAAATGTGATGCCGCTGCTCAGGAAGGAATAACTGACATTCAAAGTATCGATTGGGAAGTGTTTGTCAATCCCTCATGGCTCCCGCTAGCGACCTGTAGAAATCTAAGCAGTCTGGAGTGCCTTGTGACAGCAAAACCACCTGGTATTGAGGTCTTAAACGTCGAAAATGATACACTGGTCATTAGGCGCACATCACTGAGAGCATCATTTCAGAACATGAAATTTAAGTGTACTGTGAGGCAAAGTTCAAGGATAGTTTATGTGGTTGGCAGCGTAGTCCCGATCGATCTCTCCGTGGAATGTAAGTAAAGTGACTGTCTCTATTTTCTGTTACAAAATCAAGCATACAAGCATTCATGTCACATGAACGGGATGACACGTTTACCCAGAGACGGTGTCAGGTTGTGTCGCCCCATCGCCTTGTCGCCCCAACTCGAACCACTTATAACAAAATACACTATATATTCATAGCTCTGCTTACGAAGTCAAAGTTTGCAAGATATATCGATCGATAAATGTAAAAGAACGACTGACCTTGAACGATTTATTACATGAACATTCGTTTACGAAGTAAAAGTTTTTAAGATTCTTCGATCGATTAACTTGAACAACTAATAACATATAAGTTAAACTCGGCTTCCAAAGTAAAAGTTTGTAAGATTTATGGATCGATTAGCTCGACCGACTTATAACATGTAACTTCGCTTATGAAGTAAAAGTTTGTAATCTATTCATCGATCGATTAACTCGAACGACTAACGAAGTAGAACGCGCTTTAGAAAAGCATGTAGCTTGGGAAGTTAAAACTGACACTTGTATAAGTTTTCTCCTTTCCCAGCAATATTTTTGACTGACGTAACTTTGGGTGGGGCACCGTAACTTGGGGTGACAAGGCGATGGGGCGACACAACCTACATTCCCAGACTCTACCCTAGTTGTtgaattttctcctttttcttcttcaggcATTTGGAGCCACGTTGATGCTGTTGTGAACTTAACAAATCATTTCATGAAGATTCTGCCTCGGAAAACGGTCGATAAAGTTGTACTATTTGACAGTTCCAAGGCCAATGCAACACGCATTGGTGTTTGTCGTTTGCATCACGGCTGTCAGTGTACTCTCAGTAAAAGAGTTGATCAAAGATCTGCTCTTGCCGATCGACTGCAAGAGAGACAATGCTCCATTCTCTTCTCACCAGTACGAGACAGTGATGAAGGACTTGGGATGAGAGTGCAAGTGCACTTCACTGATTCCACCAGAAGGAATTTGACTCTGAGGGTTCGTTTGAAGCCCAAAGAAGGCAAGTAACCGCTCTCACAGAACCAAAGATTACACTCAATAAGATGCATGAAGATCTTTGTCGCTCATTAACCGTTCCTGTCTCCGTCAATATTGATTCTATTTATTTGTACATGACTGTTGAATAAAACTTTCAGTTTCCACACATGACCCGTCAATGCCGAAAGTCCCATCTGTTGTTCGCCGAACAACAATTTCCAGTCATTTTCGGGAAATGAGGTAAACGGAAATGCCTTGACTAAAAGCGAGCAACACAAGACAATTAAAACTAATAGGGATGTATCAGAGTCATATCATCATGGCACAATTGCTGCTCTCTGATTTTTCGTTGCTATTTCGTGCAAAGATTCCTGCTGCCTCATGTTCGCCGATGAAGACgatgatggttttttttttggtactgAAAACCTTTGTCCTAGGATACGTTGTCATACCAACGTCAgtggtttcatagctcagttggttagagcatcgcactgaagtcacgaggtcacgggttcaaatcccgttgaaatcctgaatttttcagccttctctacgcaattgcataaattgcgctcataactgcgagggtCATATCTTACTTGATACGTTGTTTGATGTAATGtacacatgaaattcatgcatttgaagTGCGGCAACAattcaggggcccgtttctcgaatgTCCCGAGACTTGTGGAGCGCATTTTGGGTGACATAactccctttgtatcttcaaaacgaaggcgtctcgaggcacgaaacttttcagtttattttaattttcattccctttacaaGACATGAAAACACCAGtcttacagaataagcgggtcggagtattacgaatggctttttgggCCCGTGAatttttcgggactttcgagaaacgggccacaTACGTTATCTCGCTACTTCTTGAGCGCTTATAACTGCGTGGATCAGATTTACTCTGAAATTGATACGTTGTTAGCTCGCTCTTCCAGAATACGGGTGATTGGTCTTCTGACAATGATGGTTCTTCACATTAAGGTATTGGTGCAAAAGGATTCAAGTTATGCTTAGTATATGCAACTTGGAACactaaattaagaaaaagaaagggaatTAATTATATAATTAATGCTCCATTCTCTTCTCACCAGTACGAGACAGTGATGAAGGACTTGGGATGAGAGTGAAAGTGAACTTCACTGATTCTACCAGAAGAAATTTGACTCTGAGGATTGGTTTGAAGCACAAAGAAGGCAAGTAACCGCTATCACAGAACCAAAGATTGCACTCAATAAGATGCATGGAGATTTTTATAAGCGTCATGAAGTGTTTCCTTATTCCTATCGTGACCTTCACTGTCACATGTGGCGAGTAATGCGGACAAAAGTGTCCTCTAAGCTCTGCTCTTCATAGAAGCAAACGCATTTACCCCAAACCtaatctaaaataaaataagccaATACTAAAGCTAAccttaatgtttaaaaatgtggTTGAAGACTTTACAGAACACTTTGTAACGCTTTTCATGCAAAATTGAGCATGATGCATCTAATTACgcgcatttctggacataagtggatcCAAGAGATTCTgcctttcttcattttcttatcCAGCGGTTccattcatttattttcttatcCATCTGTTTTTCGGGCGCGTCTATTTCATCTGTTTTTATCCATTCCACACATTACCCAATTCATCTGTTCTCCTTGTATCTTCAATAATTCTTCAATAATTCATCAATAActcgaaggcgtctcgaggcacgaaacttttcagtttattttaattttcattccctttacaacGCATGTAAacaccagctttacagaataagcgggtcggagtatTAAAAAAGGCTTTTCGGGCCCATGAatttttcgggactttcgagaaacgggccacaTACGTTATCTCGCTACTTCTTGAGCGCTTATAACTGCGTGGATCAGATTTACTCTGAAATTGATCTGTTGTTTGCTCGCTCTGCCAGAGTACAGGTGATTGGTCTTCCGACAAGGAGATCAGAACAAACCAATGATGACTCTTCACATTAAGGCATTAGTTCAAAAGGATTCAAGTTATGCTTTAAAAGTATAGGCTACTTGGGACactaaattaggaaaaaaaaagggaattaTTTATatcatttaattttttgcacGTTGTTTGTCCCAACATGCGCCTCGTGCTTGGCTTGTAGATGTCACGACCTAATTTCCTCCAATGCCATATCCCACATTCTGACTAGACCATTGTCAAAACAACATCGTCTGGCTATCTTTGAAACCTATTCCATCTTCTCTCAGGGTCGGCAGCAGTCTCTTAGAATTTCCCAAATGAGGCTGTAAGAATAAAATGTGATGACGCCgctccttacaccacgggaacacagaaagccgcaaaaatcctgaacaaaaattcatctttcaactgggtacactctctccacgcGGGATCAATGAACACCTCTCATTttactaatttattcacaaattaatGTTACCATATTTCCagcaatggcaaagctcctccacatTTCCATATGAAGTTACAACActccacaattcctctattcactctgacgaagggttaaatAACCCTCGAAACAtcagttttctaaatctttcaaggtagcaattcaaccttaatcaactcgtttgataaaaccaaaacttTGATCTCAGAAACCGATTGCATCTTCCCTCAGGGTCAGCAGCATTCTCTCAGAATTGCCCAAATGACGCTGTAAGAATAAAATGTGATGCCGCTGCTCAGGAAGGAATAACTGACATTCAAAGTATCGATTGGGAAGTGTTTGTCAATCCCTCATGGCTCCCGCTAGCGACCTGTAGAAATCTAAGCAGTCTGGAGTGCCTTGTGACAGCAAAACCACCTGGTATTGAGGTCTTAAACGTCGAAAATGATACACTGGTCATTAGGCGCACATCACTGAGAGCATCATTTCAGAACATGAAATTTAGGTGTACTGTGAGGCAAAGTTCAGGGATAGTTTATGCGGTTGGCAGAGTAGTCCCGATCGATCTCTCCGTGGAATGTAAGTAAAGTGACTGTCTCTATTTTCTGTTACAAAATCAAGCATACAAGCATTCATGTCACATGAACGGGATGACACGTTTACCCAGAGACGGTGTCAGGTTGTGTCGCCCCATCGCCTTGTCGCCCCAACTCGAACCACTTATAACAAAATACACTATATATTCATAGCTCTGCTTACGAAGTCAAAGTTTGCAAGATATATCGATCGATAAATGTAAAAGAACGACTGACCTTGAACGATTTATTACATGAACATTCGTTTACGAAGTAAAAGTTTTTAAGATTCTTCGATCGATTAACTTGAACAACTAATAACATATAAGTTAAACTCGGCTTCCAAAGTAAAAGTTTGTAAGATTTATGGATCGATTAGCTCGACCGACTTATAACATGTAACTTCGCTTATGAAGTAAAAGTTTGTAATCTATTCATCGATCGATTAACTCGAACGACTAACGAAGTAGAACGCGCTTTAGAAAAGCATGTAGCTTGGGAAGTTAAAACTGACACTTGTATAAGTTTTCTCCTTTCCCAGCAATATTTTTGACTGACGTAACTTTGGGTGGGGCACCGTAACTTGGGGTGACAAGGCGATGGGGCGACACAACCTACATTCCCAGACTCTACCCTAGTTGTtgaattttctcctttttcttcttcaggcATTTGGAGCCACGTTGATGCTGTTGTGAACTTAACAAATCATTTCATGAAGATTCTGCCTCGGAAAACGGTCGATAAAGTTGTACTATTTGACAGTTCCAAGGCCAATGCAACACGCATTGGTGTTTGTCGTTTGCATCACGGCTGTCAGTGTACTCTCAGTAAAAGAGTTGATCAAAGATCTGCTCTTGCCGATCGACTGCAAGAGAGACAATGCTCCATTCTCTTCTCACCAGTACGAGACAGTGATGAAGGACTTGGGATGAGAGTGCAAGTGCACTTCACTGATTCCACCAGAAGGAATTTGACTCTGAGGGTTCGTTTGAAGCCCAAAGAAGGCAAGTAACCGCTCTCACAGAACCAAAGATTACACTCAATAAGATGCATGAAGATCTTTGTCGCTCATTAACCGTTCCTGTCTCCGTCAATATTGATTCTATTTATTTGTACATGACTGTTGAATAAAACTTTCAGTTTCCACACATGACCCGTCAATGCCGAAAGTCCCATCTGTTGTTCGCCGAACAACAATTTCCAGTCATTTTCGGGAAATGAGGTAAACGGAAATGCCTTGACTAAAAGCGAGCAACACAAGACAATTAAAACTAATAGGGATGTATCAGAGTCATATCATCATGGCACAATTGCTGCTCTCTGATTTTTCGTTGCTATTTCGTGCAAAGATTCCTGCTGCCTCATGTTCGCCGATGAAGACgatgatggttttttttttggtactgAAAACCTTTGTCCTAGGATACGTTGTCATACCAACGTCAgtggtttcatagctcagttggttagagcatcgcactgaagtcacgaggtcacgggttcaaatcccgttgaaatcctgaatttttcagccttctctacgcaattgcataaattgcgctcataactgcgagggtCATATCTTACTTGATACGTTGTTTGATGTAATGtacacatgaaattcatgcatttgaagTGCGGCAACAattcaggggcccgtttctcgaatgTCCCGAGACTTGTGGAGCGCATTTTGGGTGACATAactccctttgtatcttcaaaacgaaggcgtctcgaggcacgaaacttttcagtttattttaattttcattccctttacaaGACATGAAAACACCAGtcttacagaataagcgggtcggagtattacgaatggctttttgggCCCGTGAatttttcgggactttcgagaaacgggccacaTACGTTATCTCGCTACTTCTTGAGCGCTTATAACTGCGTGGATCAGATTTACTCTGAAATTGATACGTTGTTAGCTCGCTCTTCCAGAATACGGGTGATTGGTCTTCTGACAATGATGGTTCTTCACATTAAGGTATTGGTGCAAAAGGATTCAAGTTATGCTTAGTATATGCAACTTGGAACactaaattaagaaaaagaaagggaatTAATTATATAATTAATGCTCCATTCTCTTCTCACCAGTACGAGACAGTGATGAAGGACTTGGGATGAGAGTGAAAGTGAACTTCACTGATTCTACCAGAAGAAATTTGACTCTGAGGATTGGTTTGAAGCACAAAGAAGGCAAGTAACCGCTATCACAGAACCAAAGATTGCACTCAATAAGATGCATGGAGATTTTTATAAGCGTCATGAAGTGTTTCCTTATTCCTATCGTGACCTTCACTGTCACATGTGGCGAGTAATGCGGACAAAAGTGTCCTCTAAGCTCTGCTCTTCATAGAAGCAAACGCATTTACCCCAAACCtaatctaaaataaaataagccaATACTAAAGCTAAccttaatgtttaaaaatgtggTTGAAGACTTTACAGAACACTTTGTAACGCTTTTCATGCAAAATTGAGCATGATGCATCTAATTACgcgcatttctggacataagtggatcCAAGAGATTCTgcctttcttcattttcttatcCAGCGGTTccattcatttattttcttatcCATCTGTTTTTCGGGCGCGTCTATTTCATCTGTTTTTATCCATTCCACACATTACCCAATTCATCTGTTCTCCTTGTATCTTCAATAATTCTTCAATAATTCATCAATAActcgaaggcgtctcgaggcacgaaacttttcagtttattttaattttcattccctttacaacGCATGTAAacaccagctttacagaataagcgggtcggagtatTAAAAAAGGCTTTTCGGGCCCATGAatttttcgggactttcgagaaacgggccacaTACGTTATCTCGCTACTTCTTGAGCGCTTATAACTGCGTGGATCAGATTTACTCTGAAATTGATCTGTTGTTTGCTCGCTCTGCCAGAGTACAGGTGATTGGTCTTCCGACAAGGAGATCAGAACAAACCAATGATGACTCTTCACATTAAGGCATTAGTTCAAAAGGATTCAAGTTATGCTTTAAAAGTATAGGCTACTTGGGACactaaattaggaaaaaaaaagggaattaTTTATatcatttaattttttgcacGTTGTTTGTCCCAACATGCGCCTCGTGCTTGGCTTGTAGATGTCACGACCTAATTTCCTCCAATGCCATATCCCACATTCTGACTAGACCATTGTCAAAACAACATCGTCTGGCTATCTTTGAAACCTATTCCATCTTCTCTCAGGGTCGGCAGCAGTCTCTTAGAATTTCCCAAATGAGGCTGTAAGAATAAAATGTGATGACGCCgctccttacaccacgggaacacagaaagccgcaaaaatcctgaacaaaaattcatctttcaactgggtacactctctccacgcGGGATCAATGAACACCTCTCATTttactaatttattcacaaattaatGTTACCATATTTCCagcaatggcaaagctcctccacatTTCCATATGAAGTTACAACActccacaattcctctattcactctgacgaagggttaaatAACCCTCGAAACAtcagttttctaaatctttcaaggtagcaattcaaccttaatcaactcgtttgataaaaccaaaacttTGATCTCAGAAACCGATTGCATCTTCCCTCAGGGTCAGCAGCATTCTCTCAGAATTGCCCAAATGACGCTGTAAGAATAAAATGTGATGCCGCTGCTCAGGAAGGAATAACTGACATTCAAAGTATCGATTGGGAAGTGTTTGTCAATCCCTCATGGCTCCCGCTAGCGACCTGTAGAAATCTAAGCAGTCTGGAGTGCCTTGTGACAGCAAAACCACCTGGTATTGAGGTCTTAAACGTCGAAAATGATACACTGGTCATTAGGCGCACATCACTGAGAGCATCATTTCAGAACATGAAATTTAGGTGTACTGTGAGGCAAAGTTCAGGGATAGTTTATGCGGTTGGCAGAGTAGTCCCGATCGATCTCTCCGTGGAATGTAAGTAAAGTGACTGTCTCTATTTTCTGTTACAAAATCAAGCATACAAGCATTCATGTCACATGAACGGGATGACACGTTTACCCAGAGACGGTGTCAGGTTGTGTCGCCCCATCGCCTTGTCGCCCCAACTCGAACCACTTATAACAAAATACACTATATATTCATAGCTCTGCTTACGAAGTCAAAGTTTGCAAGATATATCGATCGATAAATGTAAAAGAACGACTGACCTTGAACGATTTATTACATGAACATTCGTTTACGAAGTAAAAGTTTTTAAGATTCTTCGATCGATTAACTTGAACAACTAATAACATATAAGTTAAACTCGGCTTCCAAAGTAAAAGTTTGTAAGATTTATGGATCGATTAGCTCGACCGACTTATAACATGTAACTTCGCTTATGAAGTAAAAGTTTGTAATCTATTCATCGATCGATTAACTCGAACGACTAACGAAGTAGAACGCGCTTTAGAAAAGCATGTAGCTTGGGAAGTTAAAACTGACACTTGTATAAGTTTTCTCCTTTCCCAGCAATATTTTTGACTGACGTAACTTTGGGTGGGGCACCGTAACTTGGGGTGACAAGGCGATGGGGCGACACAACCTACATTCCCAGACTCTACCCTAGTTGTtgaattttctcctttttcttcttcaggcATTTGGAGCCACGTTGATGCTGTTGTGAACTTAACAAATCATTTCATGAAGATTCTGCCTCGGAAAACGGTCGATAAAGTTGTACTATTTGACAGTTCCAAGGCCAATGCAACACGCATTGGTGTTTGTCGTTTGCATCACGGCTGTCAGTGTACTCTCAGTAAAAGAGTTGATCAAAGATCTGCTCTTGCCGATCGACTGCAAGAGAGACAATGCTCCATTCTCTTCTCACCAGTACGAGACAGTGATGAAGGACTTGGGATGAGAGTGCAAGTGCACTTCACTGATTCCACCAGAAGGAATTTGACTCTGAGGGTTCGTTTGAAGCCCAAAGAAGGCAAGTAACCGCTCTCACAGAACCAAAGATTACACTCAATAAGATGCATGAAGATCTTTGTCGCTCATTAACCGTTCCTGTCTCCGTCAATATTGATTCTATTTATTTGTACATGACTGTTGAATAAAACTTTCAGTTTCCACACATGACCCGTCAATGCCGAAAGTCCCATCTGTTGTTCGCCGAACAACAATTTCCAGTCATTTTCGGGAAATGAGGTAAACGGAAATGCCTTGACTAAAAGCGAGCAACACAAGACAATTAAAACTAATAGGGATGTATCAGAGTCATATCATCATGGCACAATTGCTGCTCTCTGATTTTTCGTTGCTATTTCGTGCAAAGATTCCTGCTGCCTCATGTTCGCCGATGAAGACgatgatggttttttttttggtactgAAAACCTTTGTCCTAGGATACGTTGTCATACCAACGTCAgtggtttcatagctcagttggttagagcatcgcactgaagtcacgaggtcacgggttcaaatcccgttgaaatcctgaatttttcagccttctctacgcaattgcataaattgcgctcataactgcgagggtCATATCTTACTTGATACGTTGTTTGATGTAATGtacacatgaaattcatgcatttgaagTGCGGCAACAattcaggggcccgtttctcgaatgTCCCGAGACTTGTGGAGCGCATTTTGGGTGACATAactccctttgtatcttcaaaacgaaggcgtctcgaggcacgaaacttttcagtttattttaattttcattccctttacaaGACATGAAAACACCAGtcttacagaataagcgggtcggagtattacgaatggctttttgggCCCGTGAatttttcgggactttcgagaaacgggccacaTACGTTATCTCGCTACTTCTTGAGCGCTTATAACTGCGTGGATCAGATTTACTCTGAAATTGATACGTTGTTAGCTCGCTCTTCCAGAATACGGGTGATTGGTCTTCTGACAATGATGGTTCTTCACATTAAGGTATTGGTGCAAAAGGATTCAAGTTATGCTTAGTATATGCAACTTGGAACactaaattaagaaaaagaaagggaatTAATTATATAATTAATGCTCCATTCTCTTCTCACCAGTACGAGACAGTGATGAAGGACTTGGGATGAGAGTGAAAGTGAACTTCACTGATTCTACCAGAAGAAATTTGACTCTGAGGATTGGTTTGAAGCACAAAGAAGGCAAGTAACCGCTATCACAGAACCAAAGATTGCACTCAATAAGATGCATGGAGATTTTTATAAGCGTCATGAAGTGTTTCCTTATTCCTATCGTGACCTTCACTGTCACATGTGGCGAGTAATGCGGACAAAAGTGTCCTCTAAGCTCTGCTCTTCATAGAAGCAAACGCATTTACCCCAAACCtaatctaaaataaaataagccaATACTAAAGCTAAccttaatgtttaaaaatgtggTTGAAGACTTTACAGAACACTTTGTAACGCTTTTCATGCAAAATTGAGCATGATGCATCTAATTACgcgcatttctggacataagtggatcCAAGAGATTCTgcctttcttcattttcttatcCAGCGGTTccattcatttattttcttatcCATCTGTTTTTCGGGCGCGTCTATTTCATCTGTTTTTATCCATTCCACACATTACCCAATTCATCTGTTCTCCTTGTATCTTCAATAATTCTTCAATAATTCATCAATAActcgaaggcgtctcgaggcacgaaacttttcagtttattttaattttcattccctttacaacGCATGTAAacaccagctttacagaataagcgggtcggagtatTAAAAAAGGCTTTTCGGGCCCATGAatttttcgggactttcgagaaacgggccacaTACGTTATCTCGCTACTTCTTGAGCGCTTATAACTGCGTGGATCAGATTTACTCTGAAATTGATCTGTTGTTTGCTCGCTCTGCCAGAGTACAGGTGATTGGTCTTCCGACAAGGAGATCAGAACA
This genomic interval carries:
- the LOC136931960 gene encoding uncharacterized protein → MSKRFHLTLWFFLVCGSAAFSQNCPNDAVRIKCDAAAQEGITDIQSIDWEVFVNPSWLPLATCRNLSSLECLVTAKPPGIEVLNVENDTLVIRRTSLRASFQNMKFKCTVRQSSRIVYVVGSVVPIDLSVECIWSHVDAVVNLTNHFMKILPRKTVDKVVLFDSSKANATRIGVCRLHHGCQCTLSKRVDQRSALADRLQERQCSILFSPVRDSDEGLGMRVQVHFTDSTRRNLTLRVRLKPKEVRDSDEGLGMRVKVNFTDSTRRNLTLRIGLKHKEGSAAFSQNCPNDAVRIKCDAAAQEGITDIQSIDWEVFVNPSWLPLATCRNLSSLECLVTAKPPGIEVLNVENDTLVIRRTSLRASFQNMKFRCTVRQSSGIVYAVGRVVPIDLSVECIWSHVDAVVNLTNHFMKILPRKTVDKVVLFDSSKANATRIGVCRLHHGCQCTLSKRVDQRSALADRLQERQCSILFSPVRDSDEGLGMRVQVHFTDSTRRNLTLRVRLKPKEVRDSDEGLGMRVKVNFTDSTRRNLTLRIGLKHKEGSAAFSQNCPNDAVRIKCDAAAQEGITDIQSIDWEVFVNPSWLPLATCRNLSSLECLVTAKPPGIEVLNVENDTLVIRRTSLRASFQNMKFRCTVRQSSGIVYAVGRVVPIDLSVECIWSHVDAVVNLTNHFMKILPRKTVDKVVLFDSSKANATRIGVCRLHHGCQCTLSKRVDQRSALADRLQERQCSILFSPVRDSDEGLGMRVQVHFTDSTRRNLTLRVRLKPKEVRDSDEGLGMRVKVNFTDSTRRNLTLRIGLKHKEGSAAFSQNCPNDAVRIKCDAAAQEGITDIQSIDWEVFVNPSWLPLATCRNLSSLECLVTAKPPGIEVLNVENDTLVIRRTSLRASFQNMKFRCTVRQSSGIVYAVGRVVPIDLSVECIWSHVDAVVNLTNHFMKILPRKTVDKVVLFDSSKANATRIGVCRLHHGCQCTLSKRVDQRSALADRLQERQCSILFSPVRDSDEGLGMRVQVHFTDSTRRNLTLRVRLKPKEVRDSDEGLGMRVKVNFTDSTRRNLTLRIGLKHKEGK